Proteins co-encoded in one Apodemus sylvaticus chromosome 6, mApoSyl1.1, whole genome shotgun sequence genomic window:
- the Pax9 gene encoding LOW QUALITY PROTEIN: paired box protein Pax-9 (The sequence of the model RefSeq protein was modified relative to this genomic sequence to represent the inferred CDS: inserted 1 base in 1 codon), which translates to MQNSSLFQPGTDFLLLFPLALLSPPPREKPRHPRLGAATGRPSESKEKVSFWECGTGAGLVCCSEQWAEWQAAVPSSWCALXARSVLLFAEPAFGEVNQLGGVFVNGRPLPNAIRLRIVELAQLGIRPCDISRQLRVSHGCVSKILARYNETGSILPGAIGGSKPRVTTPTVVKHIRTYKQRDPGIFAWEIRDRLLADGVCDKYNVPSVSSISRILRNKIGNLAQQGPYDSYKQHQPAPQPALPYNHIYSYPSPITAAAAKVPTPPGVPAIPGSVAMPRTWPSSHSVTDILGIRSITDQGVSDSSPYHSPKVEEWSSLGRNNFPAAAPHAVNGLEKGALEQDAKYGQAPNGLPAVGSFVSASSMAPYPTPAQVSPYMTYSAAPSGYVAGHGWQHAGSTPLSPHNCDIPASLAFKGMQAAREGSHSVGLCTLMGASTSATSLWPLLSAHTPSPYPTSLPVHTQFHCLKSWLYGLIIFVLMTLKYFLL; encoded by the exons ATGCAGAACTCAAGCCTCTTTCAGCCCGGCACAGACTTCCTTTTACTCTTTCCTTTGGCACTCTTGTCGCCTCCTCCCCGGGAGAAGCCAAGGCACCCGCGGCTTGGAGCAGCGACAGGCCGGCCCAGTGAGAGCAAGGAAAAAGTTTCTTTCTGGGAGTGCGGAACTGGGGCCGGGTTGGTGTGCTGCTCGGAGCAATGG GCCGAGTGGCAGGCGGCTGTCCCAAGCAGTTGGTGCGCGT TGGCGCGCTCTGTGCTCCTTTTTGCAGAGCCAGCCTTCGGGGAGGTGAACCAGCTGGGAGGAGTGTTCGTGAACGGAAGGCCGCTGCCCAACGCCATTCGGCTTCGCATCGTGGAATTAGCCCAACTGGGCATCCGACCTTGTGACATCAGCCGCCAACTACGGGTCTCGCACGGCTGCGTCAGCAAGATCTTGGCGCGCTACAACGAGACCGGTTCGATTTTGCCGGGAGCTATCGGGGGAAGCAAGCCCCGGGTCACCACCCCTACAGTGGTGAAACACATCCGGACTTACAAGCAGAGGGACCCAGGCATCTTCGCTTGGGAGATCCGGGACCGCCTACTGGCGGACGGCGTGTGCGACAAGTACAACGTGCCTTCAGTGAGTTCCATCAGCCGGATTCTACGCAACAAGATCGGCAACTTGGCCCAGCAGGGTCCTTACGACTCCTATAAGCAGCACCAGCCAGCGCCGCAGCCCGCGCTGCCCTACAACCACATCTATTCGTACCCCAGTCCCATCACGGCCGCAGCAGCTAAGGTGCCTACACCACCCGGGGTGCCGGCCATCCCCGGATCGGTGGCCATGCCGCGCACCTGGCCCTCCTCTCACTCCGTCACGGACATCCTGGGCATCCGCTCCATCACGGACCAAG GAGTGAGCGACAGCTCCCCCTACCACAGCCCCAAAGTGGAGGAGTGGAGCAGCCTGGGCCGCAACAATTTCCCCGCCGCCGCCCCGCACGCAGTGAATGGATTGGAGAAGGGAGCCTTGGAGCAGGATGCCAAGTATGGCCAG gcACCGAATGGTCTCCCAGCTGTGGGCAGTTTTGTGTCAGCATCCAGCATGGCTCCTTACCCTACACCAGCCCAAGTGTCACCCTACATGACCTACAGCGCTGCTCCTTCTGGCTATGTTGCTGGACATGGGTGGCAACATGCTGGCAGCACCCCACTGTCCCCCCACAACTGTGACATTCCTGCATCACTGGCTTTCAAGGGAATGCAAGCAGCCAGAGAAGGCAGTCATTCTGTCGGCCTCTGCACTCTGATGGGAGCTTCCACTTCAGCCACCTCACTCTGGCCTCTGCTCTCAGCACACACTCCCTCTCCTTACCCCACTTCACTTCCAGTTCACACCCAGTTTCACTGCCTCAAGAGCTGGCTGTATGGACTCATAATCTTTGTGCTGATGACACTTAAATATTTCTTGCTGTAa